A DNA window from Vibrio cidicii contains the following coding sequences:
- a CDS encoding septation protein A produces the protein MKQILDFIPLIIFFALYKMYDIYTATGALIAATAVQVVITYVLYKKVEKMQLITFLMVAVFGGMTIFLHDDNFIKWKVTIVYVVFAIGLAVSHAMGKSAIKGMLGKELTLPDRVWNNINWAWVAFFSFCAGLNVYVAYELPLDVWVNFKVFGLLAATLGFTVLTGVYIYKQMPKEDKSQSSDVTSDE, from the coding sequence ATGAAGCAAATTCTTGATTTTATTCCACTGATTATCTTTTTTGCCCTTTATAAGATGTACGACATCTATACCGCGACTGGTGCTCTGATTGCCGCAACCGCGGTGCAAGTGGTTATTACTTACGTGCTATACAAGAAAGTCGAAAAGATGCAGTTGATCACTTTTCTTATGGTGGCCGTTTTTGGCGGCATGACCATCTTCTTGCACGACGACAACTTCATAAAATGGAAAGTGACGATTGTTTACGTTGTGTTTGCCATTGGCTTAGCGGTTAGCCACGCTATGGGTAAATCGGCGATTAAAGGCATGCTCGGCAAAGAGCTCACATTGCCGGATCGCGTATGGAACAACATCAACTGGGCATGGGTTGCCTTCTTCTCCTTCTGTGCTGGCCTCAACGTTTACGTTGCTTACGAGCTACCACTGGATGTTTGGGTGAATTTTAAAGTGTTTGGTCTGCTGGCCGCCACACTGGGTTTCACGGTTCTAACTGGTGTTTACATCTACAAGCAGATGCCAAAAGAGGATAAAAGCCAGTCGTCGGATGTCACAAGCGATGAATAA
- the gspS2 gene encoding GspS/AspS pilotin family protein — translation MFKKIICAALVFSALAGCSSNDERERQLELMASNRAGMLSAGLPLEHGPLKVMRISANKSVIEMMMIYNSDAQGAKPTEQVLANSIQSYCNSDEIRSQLELGLAYRIKIRNSRGQLVADQLVTAQTCAAK, via the coding sequence ATGTTTAAGAAAATTATCTGCGCTGCTCTCGTTTTCTCTGCGTTAGCAGGCTGCTCTTCAAATGATGAGCGAGAACGTCAATTGGAGCTGATGGCTTCAAATCGTGCTGGCATGCTGTCGGCGGGTCTACCGCTAGAACATGGCCCACTCAAAGTTATGCGTATTTCAGCCAACAAAAGCGTGATTGAGATGATGATGATTTACAACAGTGACGCACAAGGGGCTAAGCCGACCGAGCAAGTGTTGGCAAATAGCATTCAAAGTTACTGCAACAGCGACGAAATTCGCAGCCAATTAGAGTTAGGCTTAGCCTATCGTATCAAGATCCGTAACTCCCGCGGTCAATTGGTCGCAGACCAACTGGTTACTGCGCAAACCTGCGCAGCAAAATAA
- the yciA gene encoding acyl-CoA thioester hydrolase YciA: protein MSQEYNSPKGQLLLRTLAMPADTNANGDIFGGWIMSQLDLAGGILAKEISSGRIVTVSVSDIIFKKPVKVGDVVCCYGECTKIGRTSMSINLELWVKPIRDHGVEERFMVCNATFNYVAIDGEGKPRPVRES, encoded by the coding sequence ATGAGTCAGGAATACAACTCTCCAAAGGGTCAACTACTGCTAAGAACCCTTGCAATGCCAGCAGATACCAACGCCAACGGCGATATTTTCGGTGGCTGGATCATGTCACAGCTCGATCTTGCCGGCGGCATTCTCGCCAAAGAGATCTCTTCGGGGCGAATCGTTACTGTATCGGTCTCCGATATCATCTTCAAAAAGCCAGTCAAAGTAGGAGACGTGGTGTGCTGCTATGGCGAGTGCACCAAAATTGGTCGCACTTCAATGTCGATTAATCTCGAATTGTGGGTCAAACCAATCCGAGACCATGGCGTGGAAGAGCGTTTCATGGTGTGCAACGCCACCTTCAACTACGTAGCGATTGACGGCGAAGGCAAACCGCGCCCGGTGCGCGAATCATAA